The Streptomyces pratensis genomic interval CCGGAGAGCCTCGCTCCGGCCGGAGAATCTTGCCCCGCCGGAGAATCTTGGCCCCGCCGGAGAATCTGGCTCCGCCGCAGAGCCCTGTGAGCGGAAGAGGGGCATCCGGGCGGCCCCGGCCCGGGGGTGCGCGGGCCGGGGCCCTGCCCGGAGGGGGCGCGCGGCCCAGGGGCGATCAGGCCCGGTCGTCGAAGCGGGCGGCCTGCAGGTACTCCGGTTTCGGGTCGAGCGCGGCTGCCAGCCGGAAGTGACGGGTGGCCTGTTCGGGCCTGCCGGCCCGCTGGAAGGTGCGGGCCAGGGCGAAGTGCGCGAAGGCGTTGTCCGGCTCACGCTCCAGGACCAGCTCGAACTCAAGCTCGGCAGGGCGCAGTTGGGCGGCGGCGAAGAAGGCACGGGCACGCAGCAGGCGAGCCGCCGTGTTCTCCGGGTGGGCGGCTATCACCGAGTCGAGCAGCTTGACAGCACCCCGCGGGTCCCGTGCGGCGAGCAGCTGCTCCGCCGCGCGGAAGTCGATGACATGCGTTTCCGGATTGTTCTCGGGCACGGACGTATCCTTCCCCTCGCCTTCGGCTTTTCAACATCCGGCCAGGTGTGCGTATTCCGGACAGGCGCCGGATCAGTTCGCGGCGACCCGTGCGGTGAGCTCCGACCAGAGCGCGCGGACCTGGGGTTCCAGGTCCTCCATCGGACCGTCGTTGTCGACGACGAGATCGGCGACGGCCAGCCGCTCCTCGCGCTTGGCCTGCGTGGCCATCCGCGCGCGGGCGTCGGACTCCGTCATGCCGCGCAGCCGTACGAGGCGGTCGAGCTGGGTCGCGGGCTCCGCGTCGACGACCACGACCAGGTCGTAGAGCGGGGCGAGGCCGTTCTCGGTGAGCAGCGGGACGTCGTGGACGACGACCGCGCCCGGCCCGGCGGCCCGCTCCAGCTCGGCCGAGCGGGCCCCGACCAGCGGGTGGACGATGGCGTTGAGCGTCGCCAGGCGCGCGGGGTCGGCGAAGACGATCGAGCCGAGCGCCGGCCGGTTCAGGGATCCGTCGGCCCCGAGGATTCCGGGGCCGAAGGCTTCGACGACGGCCGTGAGCCCGGGGGTGCCGGGCTCGACGACCTCGCGGGCGATCCGGTCGGCGTCGATCAGCACGGCTCCGTATCGTGCGAGCAGACGTGACACTTCACTCTTGCCGGCGCCGATCCCGCCGGTCAGGCCCACTTTAAGCATGCGCCGAGCCTAGCCTCCGGCCGGGGAGCCGCCGGAGGTCCGGTCAGGAATCGCCCTCACGTTCCGCGAGGAAGCGTTCGAACTCGCGGCCGATCTCGTCCGCCGACGGCAGGTCGACCGGCTCCGCGACGAGGTTGCCCCGGGTCTCGGATCCCGCGACCGCGTCGTACTGGTGCTCCAGCCCTTCGACGAGCGAGACGAGCTCCTCGTCACCCTGCCGGACCTGCCGCTCGATCTCGGTCTGGGTGCGGTGCGCCTCCGTACGCAGGGTGTGCGCGACGCTCGGCAGCACCAGCCCGGTAGCCGCGGTGACCGCCTCCAGGGCGGTGAGCGCGGCGTCCGGGTAGGCGGACCTGGCGACGTAGTGCGGCACGTGGGCGGCGATGCCCAGGACGTCGTGGCCGGCCTGCATCAGCCGGTACTCCACGAGCGCCTCGGCGGAACCGGGGACCTGCGCCTCGTCGAACGGGCTGCGGTGGCCCGGCATCAGGTCTGTTCGGTTGCCGTGCGGGGTGAGGCCTACGGGACGAGTGTGCGGGACGCCCATGGGGATGCCGTGGAAGCTGACCGCGAGGCGGACACCGAGCCTCTCCACGACCTGTTCCACGGCGGCGGCGAACCTCTCCCACTCGACGTCGGGCTCCGGTCCGGAGAGCAGCAGGAACGGCGCACCCGTCGCGTCCTGCACGGCCTTCAGCTCCAGGTTGGGCGACTCGAACGCCGTCCACCGGTCACGCTTGAAGGTCAGCAGCGGGCGGCGCGCCCGGTAGTCGACGAGCCGGTCGTGGTCGAAGCGGACCACGGTCTGGTGCGGCAGCGTCTCGAGCAGGCCGTCGACGATCTGCTCACCGGTCTCGCCCGCGTCGATGTACCCGTCGAAGTGGTAGAGCATGACCAGGCCGGCCGATTCCTGGGCGAGCGCCATGTCGACGACGGCCAGGCCCTTCGGCTCCCATTCGTACAAACTCTGCGGATCAGGCACGGTTACCGCTCCTCCTCGTGTTCCTGGACAAGAACACCCCGCGCGGCCGCGGCATTCCCGCCTGCCCGTCCGACTCGCGGCCACGCGAGGACACAGCTGCGCATCACCCTCGCCGCGTTCCGCGCCCAGGCGACGGTCCGTGCCGTCGGGCGCCGGGTGCGGCCGAGGCGCCGACCACTGAAGTGCGCGTGTGCGGCACGGCCGTTGAGCCCTGCGGGAGCAGGCATCGGGCCCGTGGGACAGGGAGACCGGACGGACTCCGGGCGCGGGGCGGAGACGGGAGGAGCGTGTGGCGATCCCGCATCCGGATGTGCCGGCGTGGGCCGTCCGGCGACGCACCGGCCTTCGTTCCGCCACCTCGTCGATCAGGCGGACGTCGGCGTTCCCGTCGGCGAACACCTCGGCTGAGCGGCCGAGTTCCCGGGGGGGCCGAGGACTGCTGTCCCCCGTGGAGTGCGGAGGGTTCCGGCGTTCAGCCGACGGCCGCCACCGCCGGGGCGAGGTGTCCGCCATGTGCGCCCTCCCTGACTCCCCTGGTGATCCTGGCTCCGGACGACCCTGGCGTTGCGCGGGCGTCGGCGTCGCGCGGGGCCCTGACGTCGCGTGGACCTCGGCGTCGCACGGACGTCGGCGTTGCGCGGATCCTGACGTCGCGCGGATCCCTACCCCGTACGAACCCTGACGTCGCGCGGATCCTGACACACGCGCATTACAGGCCGTCAGCCGTCCTTGTATCTCGCACGTTTCCTCGGTCTCCGCAGACACATGGAGCCCATTGGTCCAGACCTTGACATGTCCATCGACCGCACTTACCGTCGCGGCAGATTCAGGCAGCCGCCCGGTATTCACGTACGGGAACTCCTGAGCCCTTCGACGGGAAGGCACCCCCATGCGCACCCGCACGCTGATCCCCGCCCTTCTGACCGCCTCACTCGCCGCCGGCGCCCTTCCCTTCACGGCGGGGTCCGCCCAGGCTGCCACGGTCGTCGACGTGAGCACCGCCGCCCAGCTGAAGGCAGCCCTCGCGTCCGCTGCTCCGGGTGGCACCATCCGGCTCGCCGACGGGACGTACACCGGCAACTTCAAAGCGACCGTGCCGGCGACCTCCGCCGCACGCATCACCCTCACCGGATCCTCCGCGGCCGTCCTGACCGCGGGTGGCGGCTACGGCCTGCACCTGAACGGAGCGTCGTACTGGACGGTGCGCGGCCTCACGGTCACGGGCGGCCAGAAGGGCATCGTGACCGACGCGGCGGCCGGCGTCGTCATCGACTCGGTGACCGTGCACGGCCTCGACATGGAGGGCGTCCACTTCCGCAAGTCCAGCCGGAGCGGCATCCTGCGGAACTCCTGGATCCACGACACCGGCCACGACGGCCGGGGCATGGGCGAGGGCGTCTACGTGGGGTCGGCGGGCGATCTCACCGACCGGAGCGACGACGCGCAGATCATCGGCAACACGATCGGCCCGGGCGTGGGCGGCGAGAACATAGACATCAAGGAAGGCACCACCGGGGCGAGGATCATCGGCAACACCTTCGACGGCAGTGGACTGACAGGCGCCAACTACGACGACTCCTGGGTCGACGTGAAGGGCAACGACGTGCTCGTCGAGGGCAACAAGGGTGTCCGCACCACGAACAACGGATACGAGACACACACCCAGCAGAGCGGCTGGGGCTGCGGCACGGTCTTCCGGAACAACGCCTCGGACCTGACCGGCGCCACCGGTGGCGCGCAGCTCGCCGTGAACGTCACCAACCGGAGCGCGAGCTGCCTCACCACCGTCTACGCCACCAACACGGTCACCGGCGGCAAGGGGCTGACGAACATCGCCGTCACGCCCTGATCGCCTGTGTCCGGACACGAGTGAGGCCCGCCCCCCGAAGGGGACGGGCCTCACCTACAGCTCTACAGCTACTGCAGCCGATGAGCGGCTGGGGTCAGAGCGTCAGCTCTGGCCGCCGGCCAGCTTCTCGCGCAGGGCAGCCAGGGCCTCGTCCGACGCCAGGGCGCCGGAGTTGTCCGCGGACTCCGAGGAGTACGAGCCGCCGCCACCGCTGCCGCCGGAGGCAGCCGGGGCCGCGCCGGCCGGGGCGGCAGCGCCCTCGGCAGCGGCAGCCTCGTCGGCCTCGCGGGACTTGATGACCTGGGCCTGGTGCTGCTCGAAGCGCTGCTGCGCCTCGGCGTACTGCGTCTCCCAGACCTCGCGCTGCGCCTCGAAGCCCTCGAGCCAGTCGTTGGTCTCGGGGTCGAAGCCCTCGGGGTAGATGTAGTTGCCCTGGTCGTCGTACGACGCGGCCATGCCGTACAGGGTCGGGTCGAACTCGACCGACGCCGGGTCGCCACCGAAGGCCTCGTTGGCCTGCTTCAGCGAGAGGCTGATGCGACGGCGCTCGAGGTCGATGTCGATGACCTTGACGAAGATCTCGTCGTTGACCTGGACGACCTGCTCCGGGATCTCCACGTGGCGCTCGGCCAGCTCGGAGATGTGGACCAGGCCCTCGATGCCCTCGTCGACGCGCACGAACGCACCGAACGGAACGAGCTTGGTGACCTTACCGGGAACGACCTGCCCGATCTGGTGCGTACGGGCGAACTGCTGCCACGGGTCTTCCTGCGTCGCCTTGAGCGACAGCGAGACGCGCTCGCGGTCCATGTCGACGTCGAGGACCTCGACGGTGACTTCCTGACCGACCTCGACGACCTCGGAGGGGTGGTCGATGTGCTTCCAGGACAGCTCGGAGACGTGCACGAGACCGTCGACGCCACCCAGGTCCACGAAGGCACCGAAGTTGACGATCGAGGAGACGACGCCGGAGCGGACCTGACCCTTCTGCAGGGTCGTGAGGAACGTCTGGCGGACCTCGGACTGGGTCTGCTCGAGCCAGGCACGGCGGGACAGGACCACGTTGTTGCGGTTCTTGTCCAGCTCGATGATCTTGGCCTCGAGCTCCTTGCCCACGTAGGGCTGGAGGTCGCGGACGCGACGCATCTCGACGAGCGACGCCGGGAGGAAGCCACGGAGGCCGATGTCGAGGATGAGACCACCCTTGACGACCTCGATGACGGTACCGGTGACGATGCCGTCTTCTTCCTTGATCTTCTCGATGGTGCCCCAGGCACGCTCGTACTGAGCGCGCTTCTTCGAGAGGATCAGGCGGCCTTCCTTGTCCTCCTTCTGGAGAACCAGGGCCTCGATCTCGTCGCCGACCTTGACGACCTCGTTCGGGTCGACGTCGTGCTTGATCGAGAGCTCGCGGCTCGGGATGACGCCTTCGGTCTTGTAACCGATGTCGAGGAGGACCTCGTCGCGGTCGACCTTGACGATGACACCGTCAACGATGTCGCCGTCGTTGA includes:
- a CDS encoding tetratricopeptide repeat protein; translation: MPENNPETHVIDFRAAEQLLAARDPRGAVKLLDSVIAAHPENTAARLLRARAFFAAAQLRPAELEFELVLEREPDNAFAHFALARTFQRAGRPEQATRHFRLAAALDPKPEYLQAARFDDRA
- the coaE gene encoding dephospho-CoA kinase, with the translated sequence MLKVGLTGGIGAGKSEVSRLLARYGAVLIDADRIAREVVEPGTPGLTAVVEAFGPGILGADGSLNRPALGSIVFADPARLATLNAIVHPLVGARSAELERAAGPGAVVVHDVPLLTENGLAPLYDLVVVVDAEPATQLDRLVRLRGMTESDARARMATQAKREERLAVADLVVDNDGPMEDLEPQVRALWSELTARVAAN
- a CDS encoding PAC2 family protein, which codes for MPDPQSLYEWEPKGLAVVDMALAQESAGLVMLYHFDGYIDAGETGEQIVDGLLETLPHQTVVRFDHDRLVDYRARRPLLTFKRDRWTAFESPNLELKAVQDATGAPFLLLSGPEPDVEWERFAAAVEQVVERLGVRLAVSFHGIPMGVPHTRPVGLTPHGNRTDLMPGHRSPFDEAQVPGSAEALVEYRLMQAGHDVLGIAAHVPHYVARSAYPDAALTALEAVTAATGLVLPSVAHTLRTEAHRTQTEIERQVRQGDEELVSLVEGLEHQYDAVAGSETRGNLVAEPVDLPSADEIGREFERFLAEREGDS
- a CDS encoding right-handed parallel beta-helix repeat-containing protein produces the protein MRTRTLIPALLTASLAAGALPFTAGSAQAATVVDVSTAAQLKAALASAAPGGTIRLADGTYTGNFKATVPATSAARITLTGSSAAVLTAGGGYGLHLNGASYWTVRGLTVTGGQKGIVTDAAAGVVIDSVTVHGLDMEGVHFRKSSRSGILRNSWIHDTGHDGRGMGEGVYVGSAGDLTDRSDDAQIIGNTIGPGVGGENIDIKEGTTGARIIGNTFDGSGLTGANYDDSWVDVKGNDVLVEGNKGVRTTNNGYETHTQQSGWGCGTVFRNNASDLTGATGGAQLAVNVTNRSASCLTTVYATNTVTGGKGLTNIAVTP
- the rpsA gene encoding 30S ribosomal protein S1 — translated: MTSSTETTATTPQVAVNDIGDADAFLAAIDETIKYFNDGDIVDGVIVKVDRDEVLLDIGYKTEGVIPSRELSIKHDVDPNEVVKVGDEIEALVLQKEDKEGRLILSKKRAQYERAWGTIEKIKEEDGIVTGTVIEVVKGGLILDIGLRGFLPASLVEMRRVRDLQPYVGKELEAKIIELDKNRNNVVLSRRAWLEQTQSEVRQTFLTTLQKGQVRSGVVSSIVNFGAFVDLGGVDGLVHVSELSWKHIDHPSEVVEVGQEVTVEVLDVDMDRERVSLSLKATQEDPWQQFARTHQIGQVVPGKVTKLVPFGAFVRVDEGIEGLVHISELAERHVEIPEQVVQVNDEIFVKVIDIDLERRRISLSLKQANEAFGGDPASVEFDPTLYGMAASYDDQGNYIYPEGFDPETNDWLEGFEAQREVWETQYAEAQQRFEQHQAQVIKSREADEAAAAEGAAAPAGAAPAASGGSGGGGSYSSESADNSGALASDEALAALREKLAGGQS